From Candidatus Zixiibacteriota bacterium:
TGGGAGTCAGCCGGGCAGAGATGAGACCTGTTTTCGATGATGGCGAGTTCGTGCCCAGACTGATTCTGCCGTTGTCTTTGTCGTACGATCATAGAATTATCGATGGTGCCGATGCCGCGCGCTTTTTGAGCTGGGTGGTGGAAGCGCTCGAAAATCCGTTTCTGATGGATCTGGGTTGATTCTTTGGATGATTTAGATGGAGAAGAACAATGAGCGAAATAAAAAAAGAGACCAGTCTGGCGATAGTGGGAGCAGGGCCGGGCGGGTATGCGGCCGCCTTTCTGGCCGCCGACCTGGGGATGAAAGTGACGCTGATCGATCCAAGGGAAAATCCCGGCGGAGTATGCCTGCATGTCGGATGTATACCATCAAAGGCTCTCTTGCATGTCGCGAATGTATTGAACGAAGCGAAAGACGCAAAAAACTTCGGAGTGAGTTTCAACAAACCGAAGATCAACCGCCTCAGGATCGCCGAATGGAAAACAGACGTGGTAAAAAAACTTACCGGTGGACTGGGCGATCTCTCACAAAAAAGAAAAATCGAATATATCCGCGGGACAGCCACCTTTGCCGATAGAAAGACCCTCGATGTCGAGGAAACAGCGGGCGACCAATACCGGCTCAGATTCGAGAATGCGATTGTAGCCACAGGTTCGAAAGCGACTGAAATGGGCGGGATGGAGTTCGATGGCAAACGGATTCTGAGTTCTACCGACGCGCTCGAGTTAAACGATATCCCGCGTTCTATGCTGATAGTCGGCGGCGGGTATATCGGTCTCGAGATGGGTACCGTGTATTCTGCGCTGGGCACGAAAGTGACTGTGGCCGAGATGACATCCGGACTCCTGCCGGGTGTCGACCGCGACCTGGTAGCGGTATTGAAAAAACAGATCCAAGAACGGTTCGACGAGGTTCTTTTAAACACCAAAGTCAGCGATATGCGGGTACAGAAAAACGGCGTAATGGTCACTTTCGAGGGCAAGGAAGTAAAAAAGAATAAACGCCTCTTCAATAAAGTACTCGTGGCGGTCGGACGAAAACCTGTCTCAAGTGGTCTCGGTCTGGAAAACACCAAAATAAAAGTCGATGACAAAGGCTTCATTGAGGTCGATCTGCAGAGGCGAACCACCGAGAAGAATATCTACGCTATCGGGGATGTGGCCGGAGAACCGATGCTGGCTCATAAGGCCTCCCATGAAGGCCGGGTGGCGGTTGAAGCGATTGCCGGCCGCGCCACAGCTTTCGAACCGCGTGCGATTCCGGCGGTGGTCTTTACCGATCCGGAAATCGCCTGGTGCGGACTGACTGCGACCGAGGCTAAACAGAAAAAACAGAAAGTCGAAATCGTCAAATTCCCCTGGGCCGCTTCAGGACGATTGGCAACCCTGGACCGTGAATCCGGATTGACAAAGTTCGTAATCGATCCCGAAACCGAGCAGATCCTGGGTGTTGGTATCGTCGGTCTGGGGGCCGGCGAGCTGATTTCGGAGGGGGCGCTGGCTATCGAGATGGCCGCGGTGGTGTCCGATGTCAGATTAACGATTCATCCGCATCCGACTCTGTCCGAAACGGTTATGGAGACTGCCGATCTGTTTTTCGGGGAGAGCACGCATTATTATCGCCCAAAACGAAAATAAGCTGAAAATACTGCAATGCACAGTCAAAAAATATTGAAACTTATCCAAATTTAATATTCCGGTAAAGGTAGTGAAATATTATTCGTATACCTTTACGACGGACTTTGGCTTGTCTTTTGTGGGAGATGGCCGTATGTGAATACTGCTGTCTCTCACCTTTTTAATCTCATCTGAACTACCGCAAATTTATAAGCGCACAAGACATACAACAGCATTTTCGCAGATCTACAACTTATACTCGTTCAAAGCCTTACTAAGATGCCCAGCGGATTTTTCGAGGAGGGTTGTGGCGGTTTTCAGGTCGATATTTTTCAGATGCATCAAAATCGCGGCTTTGACCCAGCCATCGGCGCGCTTCAACAGCTTCTTTGCGGTTCTGTAGTCCAGTTCGCAGGTCAGCATCAGAATTCGGATCGAACGCTGGGTAAGTTTTTCCGAGGTGGCCTCAAGATCGACCATCAGGTTGCCGTAGGTCTTGCCGATCCTTACCATCGCGGTGGTAGTGATCATGTTCAACACCAGCTTGGTGGCTGTTCCGGCCTTCATACGGGTCGACCCGGCCACAACCTCCGGCCCGCAGACCGGATTGATAATTACATCCGGCTTAAATGGCGGTTTGACCGGACGATTACAGCAAATGAATACGGTTTTTGCACCCAGTTTTTTGGCCTGCCCGAGTGCAGACAGGGTGTATGGTGTGCGGTTCGAGGTTGCGATTCCGATAACGACATCGGATTTGCCGACATTCTTTTTTGAAATATCGTCTTTTCCAGCTTGGACATCGTCTTCGATACCCTCCCGTGAACGCACCAAAGTTCTTCTTCCTCCAGCAATAACTCCCTGTACCAGAGAAGGTGACACCCCGAAAGTGGGCGGGCATTCGGAAGCGTCCAGAACACCCAGCCGGCCCG
This genomic window contains:
- the murQ gene encoding N-acetylmuramic acid 6-phosphate etherase, whose amino-acid sequence is MSKKVFTQIEKLATEASNPASSELDRMTTRQVLNLINSEDHKVAPAVKKTIPQIEKAVELVASAFQSGGRLFYVGAGTSGRLGVLDASECPPTFGVSPSLVQGVIAGGRRTLVRSREGIEDDVQAGKDDISKKNVGKSDVVIGIATSNRTPYTLSALGQAKKLGAKTVFICCNRPVKPPFKPDVIINPVCGPEVVAGSTRMKAGTATKLVLNMITTTAMVRIGKTYGNLMVDLEATSEKLTQRSIRILMLTCELDYRTAKKLLKRADGWVKAAILMHLKNIDLKTATTLLEKSAGHLSKALNEYKL
- the lpdA gene encoding dihydrolipoyl dehydrogenase is translated as MSEIKKETSLAIVGAGPGGYAAAFLAADLGMKVTLIDPRENPGGVCLHVGCIPSKALLHVANVLNEAKDAKNFGVSFNKPKINRLRIAEWKTDVVKKLTGGLGDLSQKRKIEYIRGTATFADRKTLDVEETAGDQYRLRFENAIVATGSKATEMGGMEFDGKRILSSTDALELNDIPRSMLIVGGGYIGLEMGTVYSALGTKVTVAEMTSGLLPGVDRDLVAVLKKQIQERFDEVLLNTKVSDMRVQKNGVMVTFEGKEVKKNKRLFNKVLVAVGRKPVSSGLGLENTKIKVDDKGFIEVDLQRRTTEKNIYAIGDVAGEPMLAHKASHEGRVAVEAIAGRATAFEPRAIPAVVFTDPEIAWCGLTATEAKQKKQKVEIVKFPWAASGRLATLDRESGLTKFVIDPETEQILGVGIVGLGAGELISEGALAIEMAAVVSDVRLTIHPHPTLSETVMETADLFFGESTHYYRPKRK